One stretch of Acidimicrobiales bacterium DNA includes these proteins:
- a CDS encoding redoxin domain-containing protein → GALDVEVLGISPDEPPKQLAFDEKYSLGFPLLSDPDHATAEAYGVWGERSMYGRKYMGIVRSAFLVDEDGKVAEAWYKVSPADTPKNLLRALGASA, encoded by the coding sequence GGCGCGCTCGATGTCGAGGTGCTCGGGATCTCGCCCGACGAGCCGCCGAAGCAGCTCGCGTTCGACGAGAAGTACTCGCTCGGCTTCCCGCTCCTGTCGGACCCCGACCACGCCACCGCCGAGGCCTACGGCGTGTGGGGCGAGCGGTCCATGTACGGCCGCAAGTACATGGGCATCGTCCGCTCGGCCTTCCTCGTGGACGAGGACGGGAAGGTGGCCGAGGCCTGGTACAAGGTCAGCCCGGCCGACACCCCGAAGAACCTGCTGCGGGCGCTCGGGGCCTCTGCGTGA
- the fabZ gene encoding 3-hydroxyacyl-ACP dehydratase FabZ, producing MTGLPRPEDVLPHRPPFLLVDEVTAVDPGRSAAGRWRLTGEEAFFAGHFPGRPTLPGVLMVEALAQVGAVAVLADERFAGRLPLFGGVDRARFRRQVVPGDVLDLEVELGRLSSRAGTGSGRASVGGRLACEASLLFVLAPAGGS from the coding sequence GTGACGGGGCTGCCCCGGCCCGAGGACGTCCTGCCCCACCGGCCGCCGTTCCTGCTCGTGGACGAGGTGACGGCGGTCGACCCGGGCCGGTCGGCGGCCGGGCGGTGGCGGCTCACCGGCGAGGAGGCGTTCTTCGCCGGCCACTTCCCGGGCCGGCCGACCCTCCCCGGCGTGCTGATGGTCGAGGCGCTCGCCCAGGTCGGCGCCGTCGCCGTGCTGGCCGACGAGCGCTTCGCCGGCCGGCTGCCGCTGTTCGGCGGGGTCGACCGGGCCCGCTTCCGCCGCCAGGTCGTCCCCGGCGACGTGCTCGACCTCGAGGTCGAGCTCGGCCGCCTGTCGTCGCGGGCCGGGACGGGCTCGGGCCGGGCGTCGGTCGGGGGCCGGCTGGCCTGCGAGGCGTCGCTGCTGTTCGTCCTCGCCCCGGCCGGCGGGTCGTGA
- a CDS encoding sigma-70 family RNA polymerase sigma factor: MSLPPFSTFLEEHRLPVLRYLTAAVGRDEAADCFQETFLAALRAYPRLEPGSNLTAWVFTIAHNKVVDAARARTRRPVPVGAAAGDDEAATLPDPTPATDGPLWQAVRALPPKQRTAVVHRIVGDRPYAEIAAVLGCSEDAARQSVSTGLRRLREELSR, from the coding sequence GTGAGCCTGCCGCCGTTCTCGACGTTCCTCGAGGAGCACCGGCTCCCGGTGCTCCGGTACCTGACGGCGGCGGTGGGCCGGGACGAGGCCGCCGACTGCTTCCAGGAGACGTTCCTCGCCGCCCTGCGGGCCTACCCGCGCCTCGAGCCCGGCTCGAACCTGACCGCCTGGGTGTTCACGATCGCCCACAACAAGGTGGTCGACGCGGCCAGGGCCCGCACCCGCCGCCCCGTCCCCGTCGGCGCCGCCGCCGGCGACGACGAGGCGGCCACCCTGCCCGACCCCACGCCGGCCACCGACGGCCCGCTGTGGCAGGCGGTGCGGGCGCTGCCGCCCAAGCAGCGCACCGCCGTCGTCCACCGGATCGTCGGCGACCGGCCCTACGCCGAGATCGCCGCCGTGCTCGGCTGCTCGGAGGACGCCGCCCGCCAGAGCGTGTCCACCGGGCTCCGACGCCTGCGAGAGGAGCTGTCCCGATGA
- a CDS encoding methylated-DNA--[protein]-cysteine S-methyltransferase, which produces MTVNDDLDLDLAGLPAPDLDVPDVDALTARFADRALAEGLVDVAWATIDSPIGPMTAAATERGLVRITFGDAATSVPGLLALSPRVVEAPARLDPVRRQLDEYFEGRRTSFDVPLDRALSSGFRLKVLRELERVRYGEVTTYRDLATRVGNPRASRAVGTAMATNPIPIVVPCHRVVRTGGHLGGYGGGLPAKEWLLRLEGVLV; this is translated from the coding sequence ATGACCGTCAACGACGACCTCGACCTGGACCTGGCCGGCCTGCCGGCGCCCGACCTCGACGTCCCCGACGTCGACGCCCTGACCGCCCGCTTCGCCGACCGGGCCCTGGCCGAAGGCCTCGTCGACGTCGCCTGGGCCACGATCGACAGCCCGATCGGCCCGATGACGGCGGCCGCCACCGAACGGGGCCTCGTCCGCATCACGTTCGGCGACGCGGCGACGTCGGTGCCGGGCCTGCTCGCCCTGTCCCCCAGGGTCGTGGAGGCCCCGGCCCGGCTCGACCCCGTCCGCCGTCAGCTCGACGAGTACTTCGAGGGCCGCAGGACCTCGTTCGACGTGCCCCTCGACCGGGCGCTCTCCTCGGGCTTCCGGCTGAAGGTGCTCCGGGAGCTGGAGCGGGTCCGCTACGGCGAGGTGACCACGTACCGGGACCTGGCGACGCGGGTCGGCAACCCGCGGGCGTCGCGGGCCGTCGGGACGGCCATGGCCACCAACCCGATCCCGATCGTGGTGCCGTGCCACCGGGTGGTCCGCACCGGCGGCCACCTCGGCGGCTACGGCGGCGGCCTCCCGGCCAAGGAGTGGCTCCTCCGCCTGGAGGGCGTGCTCGTCTAG
- a CDS encoding beta-ketoacyl-ACP synthase II, whose translation MAVTGVGVVSPCGIGADAFWDGLCGPAPEGERRVADFDPTPFFDNPKEARRTDRFSQFAFAAAIEALAQAGDLRVDPDRIGVILGTGVGGLETLEREVLVYHEKGGRRVSPFLVPMMMGNAAAAGLSMRYGFRGPCETTVTACAASTHAIGNAARQIAIGRCDAMLTGGSEASMTPVGVQGFVNMTALSKSGVSRPFDARRDGFVIAEGGAVLVLEEWEAALARGATILAEVLGAASTADAHHITAPAPHGSGAVACMELALADAGITTDDVRHINAHGTSTPLNDAAEAEAIAKVFGSPGPPVTSTKGVTGHALGAAGALEAVAVVLSIQRREVPPTAGLEEPDPEIATIDLVTGEPRPWEPGPALSNSFGFGGHNGCLVIGPGADRG comes from the coding sequence GTGGCGGTGACGGGGGTCGGCGTCGTCTCGCCGTGCGGCATCGGCGCCGACGCCTTCTGGGACGGCCTGTGCGGGCCGGCGCCCGAGGGCGAGCGCCGCGTCGCCGACTTCGACCCGACCCCCTTCTTCGACAACCCGAAGGAGGCCCGCCGCACCGACCGCTTCAGCCAGTTCGCGTTCGCGGCCGCCATCGAGGCGCTGGCCCAGGCGGGCGACCTGCGGGTCGACCCCGACCGGATCGGCGTCATCCTCGGCACCGGCGTGGGCGGGCTCGAGACGCTCGAGCGGGAGGTGCTCGTCTACCACGAGAAGGGCGGGCGCCGGGTCTCCCCGTTCCTCGTCCCGATGATGATGGGCAACGCCGCCGCCGCCGGCCTGTCGATGCGCTACGGCTTCCGGGGGCCGTGCGAGACGACCGTGACCGCCTGCGCGGCGAGCACCCACGCCATCGGCAACGCCGCCCGCCAGATCGCCATCGGCCGGTGCGACGCCATGCTCACCGGCGGCAGCGAGGCGTCGATGACCCCGGTCGGCGTGCAGGGCTTCGTGAACATGACCGCGCTGTCGAAGTCGGGTGTGTCCCGGCCCTTCGACGCCCGCCGGGACGGGTTCGTGATCGCCGAGGGCGGCGCCGTGCTCGTCCTGGAGGAGTGGGAGGCGGCCCTGGCCAGGGGGGCGACCATCCTCGCCGAGGTGCTCGGCGCGGCCAGCACGGCCGACGCCCACCACATCACCGCCCCGGCGCCGCACGGGTCGGGCGCCGTCGCCTGCATGGAGCTGGCGCTGGCCGACGCCGGCATCACCACCGACGACGTCCGCCACATCAACGCCCACGGCACGTCCACGCCGCTGAACGACGCGGCCGAGGCCGAGGCCATCGCCAAGGTGTTCGGCTCGCCCGGCCCGCCGGTCACCTCCACCAAGGGGGTCACCGGCCACGCGCTGGGCGCCGCCGGGGCGCTGGAGGCGGTCGCCGTCGTGCTGTCGATCCAGCGGCGGGAGGTCCCCCCGACCGCCGGCCTGGAGGAGCCCGACCCGGAGATCGCCACGATCGACCTCGTCACCGGCGAGCCCCGGCCGTGGGAGCCGGGGCCCGCGCTGTCGAACTCGTTCGGGTTCGGCGGCCACAACGGCTGCCTGGTGATCGGCCCTGGGGCCGACCGGGGCTAG
- the acpP gene encoding acyl carrier protein, which translates to MSDENFDRFKKCAVEVLSVPAEKVTPDAKFGDDLDADSLDLVELVMALEEEFAVSVDEEELDGIQTVGQAYELISSKL; encoded by the coding sequence ATGAGCGACGAGAACTTCGACCGGTTCAAGAAGTGCGCCGTGGAGGTGCTCTCGGTCCCGGCCGAGAAGGTCACCCCCGACGCCAAGTTCGGCGACGACCTCGACGCCGACAGCCTCGACCTGGTCGAGCTGGTCATGGCCCTCGAAGAGGAGTTCGCCGTCAGCGTCGACGAGGAGGAGCTGGACGGGATCCAGACCGTCGGCCAGGCCTACGAGCTCATCTCGTCCAAGCTCTGA
- the fabG gene encoding 3-oxoacyl-ACP reductase FabG, translated as MTDGAEGRVALVTGGNRGIGLAVARALHGAGHRVAVTYRTDAPEDDDLLAVRCDVTDAASVDEAFTTVEEKLGPVGVVVSNAGQTADQLLLRMKEDDFTRVVDANLTGAFRVAKRAAAGMVRARWGRLVFLSSVAALAGSPGQVNYAAAKAGLIGLARSLARELASRNVTVNVVAPGPIATDMTAVLPESRRDALTAAVPVGRFGTAEEVAAAVAFLASDEASYVTGAVLPVDGGMGMGH; from the coding sequence GTGACCGACGGCGCCGAGGGCCGCGTCGCCCTCGTCACCGGCGGCAACCGGGGCATCGGCCTCGCCGTCGCCCGGGCGCTCCACGGCGCCGGCCACCGGGTGGCCGTCACGTACCGCACCGACGCCCCCGAGGACGACGACCTGCTGGCCGTGCGGTGCGACGTCACCGACGCGGCGTCGGTCGACGAGGCGTTCACCACCGTCGAGGAGAAGCTCGGCCCCGTCGGGGTAGTGGTCAGCAACGCCGGCCAGACGGCCGACCAGCTGCTGCTGCGCATGAAGGAGGACGACTTCACGAGGGTGGTCGACGCCAACCTGACCGGTGCCTTCCGGGTGGCCAAGCGGGCCGCCGCCGGCATGGTCCGCGCCCGGTGGGGCCGGCTGGTGTTCCTGTCGTCGGTGGCGGCGCTGGCCGGGTCGCCCGGCCAGGTGAACTACGCCGCGGCCAAGGCCGGGCTCATCGGGCTGGCCCGGTCGCTCGCCCGCGAGCTGGCCTCGCGCAACGTGACGGTCAACGTCGTCGCCCCCGGCCCGATCGCCACCGACATGACCGCCGTCCTCCCCGAGTCCCGCAGGGACGCCCTCACCGCCGCCGTCCCCGTCGGGCGCTTCGGCACCGCCGAGGAGGTGGCGGCCGCCGTGGCCTTCCTGGCCTCCGACGAGGCCTCCTATGTCACCGGTGCCGTGCTCCCCGTCGACGGCGGGATGGGCATGGGACACTGA